A genomic window from Phoenix dactylifera cultivar Barhee BC4 chromosome 7, palm_55x_up_171113_PBpolish2nd_filt_p, whole genome shotgun sequence includes:
- the LOC120111417 gene encoding secreted RxLR effector protein 161-like — MGNAKPVSTPLANHFRCLTSQCPKTEKEIEDMSKVPYASAVGCLMYAMVCTRPDLAHAVSAVSKFMANPGRQHWDAVKWIFRYLRSTTDHGIMFVRQQDDPSVVGYVDADYAGDLDDRRSTTGYVFTLAGGPISWRSMVQSLVALSTTESEYMAVAEAAKEALWLTGLVQGAGCSARWSSVAL, encoded by the coding sequence atgggtaATGCGAAGCCAGTGAGCACACCTTTAGCGAATCATTTCAGATGTCTAACCTCACAGTGCCCAAAGacagaaaaagaaattgaagacATGTCAAAGGTTCCATATGCTAGTGCAGTGGGGTGTCTGATGTATGCTATGGTTTGTACCAGGCCGGATTTGGCGCATGCAGTTAGTGCAGTGAGCAAGTTTATGGCGAATCCAGGGAGACAGCATTGGGATGCAGTCAAGTGGATTTTCAGATACTTGAGGAGTACTACAGACCATGGTATCATGTTTGTCAGACAGCAGGATGATCCTTCAGTCGTGGGATATGTTGATGCAGATTATGCAGGGGATTTGGATGACAGGAGGTCGACTACAGGCTATGTATTCACTCTTGCAGGAGGGCCTATCAGTTGGAGGTCCATGGTACAGTCTctagttgcactatctacgactGAGTCAGAGTATATGGCAGTGGCTGAGGCTGCCAAGGAAGCATTGTGGTTAACAGGATTAGTCCAAGGAGCTGGGTGTTCAGCAAGGTGGAGTTCAGTTGCATTGTGA